One stretch of Eupeodes corollae chromosome 2, idEupCoro1.1, whole genome shotgun sequence DNA includes these proteins:
- the LOC129945637 gene encoding protein LST8 homolog: MKKPMEATGDQLILATGGYDHTIRLWQAHTGNCIRTIQFHESSQVNALEFSPDKSMVAACGYQCVRMYDMDSNFNNPLIAFDGAQKNVTRLGFQEDFKWMFTAGEDCRVRIWDMDMSFGFSTPACSRVFDCQAPINAACLHPNQVEIAVGSQNGGVFLWDVKSENHDQLVPEVDASIQDITISPNGMYLAAVNNNGNCYIWTLTSSSNQKLSTLQAKQKIYAHKRYVLRCKFSPDSSLLVTTSGDGTARIWKTDDFQMWRELSIENYWIWDAEFSADSKYLFTASSDGIARLWKLETKNAERKYIGHTKAITALSFKDEIISE, from the exons ATGACCACACAATAAGGCTCTGGCAAGCCCACACAGGCAATTGTATTCGGACCATACAATTTCACGAATCATCG CAAGTAAATGCCTTGGAGTTTTCACCAGACAAAAGCATGGTAGCAGCATGCGGCTACCAATGTGTTCGCATGTACGACATGGACTCCAACTTCAACAACCCCCTGATAGCATTCGATGGTGCACAGAAAAACGTCACCCGGCTTGGTTTTCAAGAGGACTTCAAATGGATGTTTACCGCCGGCGAAGATTGCCGTGTTCGAATTTGGGACATGGACATGTCATTCGGATTCAGCACACCTGCCTGCTCGCGGGTATTTGACTGTCAGGCGCCCATCAATGCCGCTTGCTTACATCCAAACCAAGTGGAGATCGCCGTGGGTTCACAAAACGGTGGCGTATTCCTGTGGGACGTTAAGTCTGAAAATCACGACCAATTGGTGCCCGAAGTCGATGCATCCATCCAGGACATTACAATCAGCCCCAATGGAATGTATCTGGCAGCTGTTAACAACAATGGCAACTGCTACATATGGACTCTAACCTCATCAAGCAATCAAAAACTCAGTACATTGCAAGCGAAGCAAAAGATCTACGCACACAAACGCTATGTGTTGCGTTGTAAATTCAGTCCGGACTCAAGTTTACTTGTAACGACATCAGGCGATGGTACGGCTCGTATTTGGAAAACCGATGATTTCCAAATGTGGAGAGAACTGTCTATAGAAAACTATTGGATATGGGATGCAGAATTTAGTGCTGATTCTAAGTATCTTTTCACTGCCTCTTCGGACGGTATTGCCCGACTCTGGAAATTAGAAACCAAAAATGCCGAACGAAAGTACATCGGTCACACCAAAGCCATTACGGCTCTATCATTCAAAGACGAAATTATTTCCGAATAG